A stretch of DNA from Leucobacter luti:
CCGGAGGCGAACTGCTGCCAGAACCGTGGCCACGAGAAGCCGTCTCCTGATGCCGTCGTCCCAGCGCTGGTCTCGGCGCCCGGCGTCGTGGTCGGCGGTTGCGTCTCGGCGGGCTGCGCAGGATCCGGCTCCGGCTCCGGGGACGTGGATCCCGTAGCCGCCGGATCATCGGTGAGCGGGAAGAGTGCGCTCACGCTTTCGTAGAGCTCCACGGTGACTTCGCGCGACTCCGCGGTTTTGAGAAACTGGCCGCCTGGCAGCGTTGCCGGATCGACGGCGACCGTGTGTGAGCCGGCCTTCGTGACGGGGAAGACCCAGCGGCCGTCCGCGTCGGAAGTCGTCTTCTGCTCGCCGTCATCGAGCGTGAGTGCTACTCCGGCGGCGGGATCTCCCGCGCTGGTCTTGATGATTCCCTGCACGCAGGCGGTCTGGGGATCGGGGGTGCAAGTCGAGACGGCCTGCGCAGGCGGGGCCGAGAACACGGCACCGAATGCTGCGGCGAGGGCGACGACGAACAGCGCGGCCCCGGATAGGCGTCTCCGGATTCCCGGTGATGACGGTTGTCGGGTCACAGTGCCTCCGTGGGTCACGTGGAACGTCGACATCCCATCGACGCTGCTGGGAACTACTAACACGGTGAATCGTAGCGGAGTCTGGCGGATCTGTTGACCGACCGGCCGGTCACTCGCGAGCCGGTGATCGGTAGGATCGACGTATGGCAGAGCGAACGTGGTCTTTTTCCCAGGCATTCCGCAGTATCTTCAGCGGTCCCGCGATCATTACGGAGGAAACGTGGGATGACCTTGAGGCTGCGTTGATCACCGCGGACTTCGGTCCCGATGTGGCTGAGGAGCTCCTGGACAGTCTTCGTGCTGACGTTGAGCGCCACCGCGTCACAGAGGTGAAGGAGATGCGCGGCATGCTGCGTGACGCGGTCGAGGAGCGGCTCGCCGCATACGATCCCACACTACGGCTCACGGACCGGCCTGCCGTGATCCTCGTGGTCGGCGTGAACGGGGTGGGGAAGACCACCACTATCGGTAAGTTCGCCAACTATCTCAAGGCCTTCGACAAGAAGATTGTGGTGGGCGCCGCCGATACGTTCCGTGCGGCAGCCGTTGAACAGCTCGGCACGTGGGCGCAGCGCGCCGGGGTCGATATCGTGAAGCCGCAGCAGCACGGCCAGGATCCCGCAGCGGTGGCGTTCCAGACCGTACAGCGCGCGATCGAGGGTGGCTACGACATCGCGATCATTGACACTGCTGGTCGGCTGCAGACCAAGGGGGGGCTCATGGACGAGCTGGGCAAGGTGCGTCGCGTGATCGAGAAGCAGGCCCCCGTGGCCGAGGTGCTGCTGGTGCTTGACGCGACGACCGGGCAGAACGGTCTCGCGCAGGCGGAGGCCTTCATCGAGCACGCGGGCGTCACCGGGCTCGTTCTGACCAAGCTCGACGGCTCGGCGAAGGGCGGATTTGTGCTCGCGGTGCAGCAGCGCACCGGACTCCCCATCAAGCTCGTGGGTCAGGGTGAGGGCATTGGTGATCTCACCGGCTTCACGCCGCACGTGTTCGCGCAGCAACTCGTGGGCTAGTGCGAATACCCACTGTTCAGCCTCGCGCGAAAACTGACGGTTCAGTACAAATTGGGAGTACATTGGTGAGTGAGGCCTGACGGCTGGGCCACAAGCTGCGGCCGCCGGACCGGAAGTCTCGCCAATCAGGCGAGGCATTCGAGATAAGGGTAGACATGCAGAACCTCACCGTCCTGGGCACCGGCGTCCTGGGATCCCAGATCATCTTTCAGGCGGCATACTCCGGGAAGCAGGTTGTCGCCTACGACCTGAACGACGAGATCTTGGCCAAGTTGCCGGAGCGCTGGGAGTATCTGAAGCCGTTCTACCTGCGTGATCTTCCGGACGCCACCCCAGAAAAGCTCGACGCTGCGGTGCAGCGGATCCGCCCCTCCTCAGATCTGGCGGACGCGCTCTCCGCGGCCGACATTGTCATCGAGGCTGTTCCCGAGCGACTCGATATCAAGCAGAGCACGTGGGAACAGGTCGGCACACTGGCTCCAGAGCAGACGATTTTCTGCACGAACTCCTCGACGCTGCTCCCGAGCGATATTGCTCCGTTCACCGGTCGACCGGAGAAGTTCCTCGCGCTGCACTTCGCAAACGAGGTGTGGCTGCACAACACCGGTGAGGTGATGAGTCACCCGGGAACTGATCCCGCGGTATTCGAACAGGTGGCGGACTTCGCCGCAGAGATCGGCATGGTCCCGATTCGGATCCATAAGGAACAGCCGGGCTATGTGCTGAACTCGCTGCTGGTGCCGTTCCTCAATGCAGGGGCCAAACTGCTCGTGCGCGGCGTCGCCTCCCCAGAGGACATCGACAACACGTGGAAGATCGCCACGGGGTCGCCGAACGGCCCATTTGAGATCTTCGACGTGGTGGGCATGATGACGCCGTACAACCTGGGCATGAGTGGCGATGACCCGGAAATGCGTGAGTTCGCCGAGTACATCAAGCGCGAGTACATCGATAAGGGCTGGCTCGGCAAGGGTTCCGGGCGCGGTTTCTACGACTACAGCGGGAAGTAGCGCTCGGGGCGTGCCGGTGCAGCGCCGGCACGCCCTGACAGGGGTAGAATCGATCCATCATGGCTACTTTCGGAAACCTCTCAGCGCGGCTCACCGACACTTTCAAGAACCTTCGGGCGAAGGGCAAGCTGTCGGCGTCAGACGTTGACAGCACGGTGCGCGAGATTCGACGCGCACTGCTCGAGGCCGACGTGGCCCTCGACGTCGTGAAAGACTTCACCGGCAAGGTGCGCGAGCGTGCCCTCGGCGACGAGGTCAACCAGGCACTGAACCCGGCGCAGCAGGTTGTTCAGATCGTCAACGAGGAGCTTGTGGCTATCCTGGGCGGCGAGCAACGCCGGCTCGAGTTCGCAAAGAAGCCGCCGACCATCATCATGCTGGCCGGTCTCCAGGGCGCCGGGAAGACCACGCTCGCTGGCAAGCTCGCGAAGTGGCTGAAGGATCAGGGCCACACGCCGATGCTGGTCGCGTGTGATCTCCAGCGTCCGAACGCCGTGACCCAGCTCAGCGTGGTTGCTGAGCAGGCCGGCGTCGCGATCTACGCGCCGGAGCCGGGCAACGGTGTGGGCGACCCGGTCAAGGTTGCACGGGGAGGCGTTGCTGAGGCGCGCGCCAAGCTGCACGACTTCGTGATCGTTGATACGGCGGGCCGCTTGGGCGTTGACGAGGAGCTCATGCAGCAGGCCTCGAACATTCGCAAGGCGATCGATCCCGACGAGGTGCTGTTCGTCATCGACGCAATGATCGGCCAGGATGCCGTCGCGACGGCGCAGGCGTTCCAAGAGGGCGTTGATTTCACCGGCGTCGTGCTCACCAAGCTCGATGGCGACGCTCGCGGTGGTGCGGCGCTTTCGATCCGTGGCGTCACCGGCCGTCCAATCCTGTTCGCATCGACCGGCGAGGGCCTCGGTGACTTCGAGCCGTTCCACCCGGACCGCATGGCGAGCCGGATCCTGGATCTCGGCGATATCCTCACCCTGATCGAGCAGGCGCAGAGCGCATTCGACGAGGGCGAAGCTCGCAAAGTTGCCGAGAAGATCGCGAAAGACGAGTTCACCCTCGATGACTTCCTCGGCCAGATGCAGCAGCTGCGAGGTGCTGGGTCCATCAAGAAGATGATGGGCATGCTGCCGGGCATGGGCAAGATGAAGGATCAGCTCGAGAACTTCGACGAGCGCGAGATCGTGCGCACCGAGGCGATTATCCAGTCGATGACCCTCGCCGAGCGTCAGAACCCGAAGCTACTGAACGGTTCGCGTCGCCTCCGTATCGCGCGCGGATCGGGCATGACCGTCACCGATGTGAACGCCCTCGTGCAGCGCTTTGAGCAGGCAGCCAAGATGATGAAGACCGTTGCCCGTGGCGGCGTGCCCCAGATCCCGGGGATGGGGCCGATGCCCGGCATGGGTGGTCACGGCGGCAAGAAGAAGGTCCAGTCCAAGAGCAAGGGCAAGAAGCAGTCGGGAAACCCGGCAAAGCGTGCGCAGGAGCAGGCGGGGATCGCAGCGAAGCAGAGCGCCGCGCCAGCGGCTGGCTCAGGATTTGGCCTAGGCGCCGGCGGCGGTGGCAACGCGCAGCCCTCCGAAGAAGAGATGGCGAAGTTGCAGCAGATGCTCGGCAAGGGTCTGCGGTAAGTGACGGCCCCGGCGCATTCCGACGGGGCGTCGGGGAGCGGCTCGCGCAGTTTCGCGCGGAGTGGCCGGTTCGCATTACCTGGGCGCAGGTGCGCGCCGCGGAGCCGACGGTATTCCGTCAGGCTGCGTGGGGCGCGATCCTGTGTGTCCCAGCGGCAGCGTTGCTGGTGCTCTGGGTGGCGCTGAGCTTTGAATTTCCGATCCAAGTGGAGCTCCCTGAGTGGCTGGACTGGACGCGTGGTTTTCTCATCGTCGCGATCATGTGGGGCGGTCTGCTCCTGGGGATCTGTGCCGCGGTGCTGATCACCCGGCCGAGTGAGCTGCGACGCGAGCTGGCGTTCCGCGGTTTTGCCGCTGAGCGCGGGCTGCTGTACGCGCGCTACGGTGTGCAACCGCCCGCGAGAGGCATCTCGTTCGCCGAGGGCACAGATGGCACGGCGCGGGTGAATGCGCGCAATCGCTCGCGCGGAATACCGGAGCTGGACGGATCGCAGAGCCGGTTCCGGGCGAACTTTGCACTGTCGCGCGGCGGGGCAGGAGTCGAACCCGATCTGCAGATCGCCGTTGCCGGGTACACCGGCGGGAAGAACGATCCGCGTGGTCCGCGCGCCGCGTTTCGGTATCTGCAGCTGAGCGTGCCGCGTCAGCTTCCGCACCTTTTCATCGACTCAGTGCGCAATGGTCGCCTCCGCCAGATCCTTCCAGGCACGCTGCGCCTCAAACTGGAGGGTGACTTCGACCGCCACTTTGTGGTCTATGTACCAGAGGGGTATGAGCGGGACGCGCTCGAACTCCTGACACCTGACGTGATGGCGAGCCTCATCGACTACGGACGTGAGTGGGACATCGAAGTCGTCGAGGATCGCTTGATCGCGGTGTCGAACCGGATCAGGCGGCGCAACGATCGCACCGAGACCTGTGCCATGCTGCTCTTCGCTGAGCTCGTCGGGTCCGAGTTGGTGCAGCAGGCCACCCACTACTCTGATCCGCGCGCGTTCCGGCCGCGCACACAAGTAGCGGAGGCCGGGCAACGGCTCAGGCGGCGATCGGGCTGGATCGCCACCGTGATCCTGGCGCTTGCCGTTGCGATCATGCTGGGCTATCCGTTCGTGCTGGGCTGGATCCTTGACAGCTAGCACCGCACACGCTGGTGAGTGAGAGGGAAATGGAATGACGCACAGCGCTGAATACTTCATCGGGACCGACATCGTCGCCCGCGATGTGTGGACCACGGTGCCGCTTGACTGGGCGGAGCCGCACGGGGAGACGATTCGCGTATTCGCCAGAGAGCTCGTGGCCGCGGAACGCCGCACTGAGGATCTCCCGTTGCTCGTGCACCTGCAGGGCGGTCCGGGCGGCAAGGGTACGCGGCCACTCGGGCGATCGGCCTGGGTGGGGGCCGCGCTGCGGCGATTCCGGGTCGTCATTCCGGATCAGCGCGGCACCGGGCGCTCCACGCCGCTGTCGGGGGCTGACTTCGCTGCGATGCCTGCCGCGGAGGCAGCGCGCAGGCTCTCGCTGCACCGAGCCGACTCGATCGTTCGGGATCTCGAAGCAGTGCGCGCGACGCACTACGACGGGCGGCAGTGGTGGAGCATCGGCCAGAGCTACGGTGGCTTCCTGACCCTGCACTATCTGTCCGTCGCGCCAGAAGCGCTGATCGCGTCTGCGGTCACCGGGGGTCTCGCTGGCCTGGACCCTGATCCCGATGAGGTGTATCGCCGCACGTTTCCTCGCGTGGCGGCCAAGAACCGGATGTTCCGCGAACGCACTCCGCACCTCACCGATCGGATCTCGCGGATCGCCGATCTGCTCGCGGCTGAGGACGTGCGTCTCCCCGATGGGGATCGCTTGACGGTGCGGCGGTTCCAGACGCTCGGCCTCGACTTTGGGATGGCTCCCGGCTTCGACCGTGTGCATTGGCTGCTCGATGAAGCATTTGCTGACGAGGCCGAGACGAGGCTGAGTGAGACGTTCCTTGCGACAGTCGGATCAGCTACCGGCTTTGCCGCGAACCCGCTGTTTATCGCGCTCCAGGAAAGCATCTATGGACCGGGCCCCTCCGCCTGGGCCGCACAGCGCGCCCGCGATGGGTTGCCCGGGTTTGCGGAGACGTCCCGCCCGCTGCAGTTCACCGGAGAGATGGTGTTTCCGTGGATGTTCGAGGAAATCCGTGCGCTGCGCGGGTTCCGCGCCGGAGTTGAGGTGCTGGCAGCGGGGACCTGGCCGATTGACCTCTACAACGTCGAACGGCTTGCACAGAATCCCGTGCCGGTTGAGGCCGCGGTCTATTTTGAAGACATGTACGTGGACGCCGGGCTGTCACTGGACACTGCGGCGCGTGTGTCAGGGGTGAACGCCTGGGTCACGAACGAGTATGAGCATGACGGCGTGCACCACGAGGGGGTTGCAGAGCGCCTGTTCACGGCTCTTGCGCACCGAATCGGCGGGACTCCACGTGATCGTTTGTGAAAAACCCCTGGTCGCGACAAAAATTGCGATTTATGCCCCACCTGTGGCAAAATAGACAAGTTCACGCAATTCGCGTGCCCAGGCTTTCGCGCAGCGGCACTTCGCCGCAGCGTGTCGTCATCAGACATTCAAGGAGTCATTCATGGCAGTCAAGATTCGCCTCAAGCGCCTCGGCAAGATCCGCGCACCGTACTACCGCATCGTTGTAGCCGACTCGCGCACCAAGCGCGACGGCCGCGTGATCGAGGAGATCGGCAAGTACCACCCGACGGAGAACCCCTCGTTCATCGAGGTTGACTCGGAGCGCGCACAGTACTGGCTCAGCGTTGGTGCACAGCCGACCGAGCAGGTTGCTGCGATCCTGAAGCTTACGGGCGACTGGGGCAAGTTCTCGGGCGAGGGCTCGACCGAGTCGAAGGTGCTCGCACCGACGGCCAAGGTTCCCTTCGAGGTCGACTCCTCAAAGAAGGCCGTGCTCCGCCCCAAGGCCGAGAAGCCTGCAGCCGCTGCAGAGGCTCCCGCGGAGGACGCCGCTGAGGCTCCCGCTGAGGACGCAGCCGAGACCACCGAGGCCTAATTCTCTTGGCTGAGCAGGCGCTTGCTGACGCGCTCGAGCATCTCGTACGCGGCATCGTTGACCACCCCGAGCGGGTGCGTGTCGACGCGCGCGGCGGTTCGCGTGGCGAGGTCCTTGAGGTGCGTGTGCACCCCGAGGATCTCGGCCGTGTGATCGGCCGTGGCGGGCGCACTGCCTCGTCGCTGCGCACCGTAGTTTCTTCGCTCGCCGCTGGTGAGCGCGTCCGGGTCGACGTGGTCGACACTGACGATGTGAGTGACTCCGGCGACGCAGTCGAAGCGACCGACACCGCGACGACCGGAAGCGACGCCTGATGGCCGACGCCCCGGGCGTGCGCATGCTCCCCGTCCCGCTAGCGGGGCGGGGAGTTTGCGTGTCGGCCGCCTCACGAAACCCCACGGGCTCAAAGGGGGAATCAAGCTCGAGCTGTTTACGGACAACCCCGAGCTGCGGTTCACTCCTGGCGCCGAGTTCCATCTTCAAGTGCCGGAAGACTCTCCCTGGTTTGGGCGCGCGATCACGATGCGCGAGCTGCGCTGGTTCAACGAGTCGCCGGTCGGCTTCTTTGAGGAACTCAACGACCGCTCGGATGCGGAGAGCATTGTGCGCGCGATCCTGTGGATCGATGAGCAGGCGGTTGCCGACGGGGAAGAAGACAACGCCTGGTACGACCATCAACTCGTCGGGCTTGACGTGGTGCGTGACAGCGAAAAGCTCGGCACCGTCGCAGAGGTGCGTCACTTCCCGGCGCAAGATCTCCTCGTGGTGAACACTGAGGCAGGCGCTGTGCTCGTGCCCTTCGTCGAGGCTATTGTGCCTCGCGTTGATATCGAGGCCGGAATTGTCTACGTGACGCCTCCGACCGGTCTGTTCGAAGACCGCGAGGCGGAGATCGCTGGTGGGCCGGGTTCCGGGCCTGCACCGGAGCGTACGTCTACTCCGTCAGCCGATGCCACCGCCGGTCCAGCGGATTCTGAGGTTGCCACCACTGAGCCGGTAGCGGAGGACCCCTCCGCATGAGGATCGACATCGTTTCGATCTTCCCAGGGTACTTCGATGCGCTCGAGCTCTCACTGCTCGGCAAAGCGAAGCAGCGCGGAGTGATCGATGTGCGCGTGCACGAGCTTCGCGAGCACGCGCACGACAAACACCGCACGGTTGACGACACGCCTTCGGGTGGTGGCGCCGGAATGGTGATGAAACCTGAACCGTGGGGTGAGGCGCTGGACTCAGTCCTTGGGACCACAGAAGATGGCGTTGAACCGCTCATCATTTTCCCGTCGCCTGCCGGTGAGGTGTTTACGCAGCGGATGGCGCGTGAGCTGGCACAGGAGCCGCACCTCGTGTTCGGCTGCGGCCGCTACGAGGGCATCGACCAGCGGGTGTTTGAGGAATACGCCGAAAGCGGTCGCGTTCGGCTGGTGAGCATCGGCGACTACATCCTGAACGGGGGAGAGGTCGCCACGATCGCAATGGTCGA
This window harbors:
- the ftsY gene encoding signal recognition particle-docking protein FtsY, with amino-acid sequence MAERTWSFSQAFRSIFSGPAIITEETWDDLEAALITADFGPDVAEELLDSLRADVERHRVTEVKEMRGMLRDAVEERLAAYDPTLRLTDRPAVILVVGVNGVGKTTTIGKFANYLKAFDKKIVVGAADTFRAAAVEQLGTWAQRAGVDIVKPQQHGQDPAAVAFQTVQRAIEGGYDIAIIDTAGRLQTKGGLMDELGKVRRVIEKQAPVAEVLLVLDATTGQNGLAQAEAFIEHAGVTGLVLTKLDGSAKGGFVLAVQQRTGLPIKLVGQGEGIGDLTGFTPHVFAQQLVG
- a CDS encoding 3-hydroxyacyl-CoA dehydrogenase, whose product is MQNLTVLGTGVLGSQIIFQAAYSGKQVVAYDLNDEILAKLPERWEYLKPFYLRDLPDATPEKLDAAVQRIRPSSDLADALSAADIVIEAVPERLDIKQSTWEQVGTLAPEQTIFCTNSSTLLPSDIAPFTGRPEKFLALHFANEVWLHNTGEVMSHPGTDPAVFEQVADFAAEIGMVPIRIHKEQPGYVLNSLLVPFLNAGAKLLVRGVASPEDIDNTWKIATGSPNGPFEIFDVVGMMTPYNLGMSGDDPEMREFAEYIKREYIDKGWLGKGSGRGFYDYSGK
- the ffh gene encoding signal recognition particle protein; translated protein: MATFGNLSARLTDTFKNLRAKGKLSASDVDSTVREIRRALLEADVALDVVKDFTGKVRERALGDEVNQALNPAQQVVQIVNEELVAILGGEQRRLEFAKKPPTIIMLAGLQGAGKTTLAGKLAKWLKDQGHTPMLVACDLQRPNAVTQLSVVAEQAGVAIYAPEPGNGVGDPVKVARGGVAEARAKLHDFVIVDTAGRLGVDEELMQQASNIRKAIDPDEVLFVIDAMIGQDAVATAQAFQEGVDFTGVVLTKLDGDARGGAALSIRGVTGRPILFASTGEGLGDFEPFHPDRMASRILDLGDILTLIEQAQSAFDEGEARKVAEKIAKDEFTLDDFLGQMQQLRGAGSIKKMMGMLPGMGKMKDQLENFDEREIVRTEAIIQSMTLAERQNPKLLNGSRRLRIARGSGMTVTDVNALVQRFEQAAKMMKTVARGGVPQIPGMGPMPGMGGHGGKKKVQSKSKGKKQSGNPAKRAQEQAGIAAKQSAAPAAGSGFGLGAGGGGNAQPSEEEMAKLQQMLGKGLR
- a CDS encoding alpha/beta fold hydrolase; the encoded protein is MTHSAEYFIGTDIVARDVWTTVPLDWAEPHGETIRVFARELVAAERRTEDLPLLVHLQGGPGGKGTRPLGRSAWVGAALRRFRVVIPDQRGTGRSTPLSGADFAAMPAAEAARRLSLHRADSIVRDLEAVRATHYDGRQWWSIGQSYGGFLTLHYLSVAPEALIASAVTGGLAGLDPDPDEVYRRTFPRVAAKNRMFRERTPHLTDRISRIADLLAAEDVRLPDGDRLTVRRFQTLGLDFGMAPGFDRVHWLLDEAFADEAETRLSETFLATVGSATGFAANPLFIALQESIYGPGPSAWAAQRARDGLPGFAETSRPLQFTGEMVFPWMFEEIRALRGFRAGVEVLAAGTWPIDLYNVERLAQNPVPVEAAVYFEDMYVDAGLSLDTAARVSGVNAWVTNEYEHDGVHHEGVAERLFTALAHRIGGTPRDRL
- the rpsP gene encoding 30S ribosomal protein S16, encoding MAVKIRLKRLGKIRAPYYRIVVADSRTKRDGRVIEEIGKYHPTENPSFIEVDSERAQYWLSVGAQPTEQVAAILKLTGDWGKFSGEGSTESKVLAPTAKVPFEVDSSKKAVLRPKAEKPAAAAEAPAEDAAEAPAEDAAETTEA
- a CDS encoding RNA-binding protein, with translation MAEQALADALEHLVRGIVDHPERVRVDARGGSRGEVLEVRVHPEDLGRVIGRGGRTASSLRTVVSSLAAGERVRVDVVDTDDVSDSGDAVEATDTATTGSDA
- the rimM gene encoding ribosome maturation factor RimM (Essential for efficient processing of 16S rRNA); this translates as MRVGRLTKPHGLKGGIKLELFTDNPELRFTPGAEFHLQVPEDSPWFGRAITMRELRWFNESPVGFFEELNDRSDAESIVRAILWIDEQAVADGEEDNAWYDHQLVGLDVVRDSEKLGTVAEVRHFPAQDLLVVNTEAGAVLVPFVEAIVPRVDIEAGIVYVTPPTGLFEDREAEIAGGPGSGPAPERTSTPSADATAGPADSEVATTEPVAEDPSA
- the trmD gene encoding tRNA (guanosine(37)-N1)-methyltransferase TrmD; its protein translation is MRIDIVSIFPGYFDALELSLLGKAKQRGVIDVRVHELREHAHDKHRTVDDTPSGGGAGMVMKPEPWGEALDSVLGTTEDGVEPLIIFPSPAGEVFTQRMARELAQEPHLVFGCGRYEGIDQRVFEEYAESGRVRLVSIGDYILNGGEVATIAMVEAIARLVPGVVGNPESLVEESHEDGLLEYPSYTKPALWRGRAVPPVLLGGNHAAIAAWRTEQSIERTRRVRPELLTPEQRGESRGRHAAD